CGCCGACGCCGACCAGCTGCCCACCGACGACCCGGACCACCAGGGCGTGGTCACCCTGATGACCCTGCACACCGCCAAGGGGCTCGAGTTCCCCGTGGTGTTCCTGAGCGGCCTGGAGGACGGCGTCTTCCCCCACCTGCGCTCGCTCGGCGACACCAGGGAGCTGGAGGAGGAGCGGCGGCTCGCCTACGTCGGGATCACGCGGGCCCGCCAGCGGCTCTACCTCTCCCGCGCGGTCACCCGCTCGGCGTGGGGGCAGCCGGCCTACAACCCGCCCTCCCGCTTCCTGGAGGAGTTGCCGCCGGAGCTGGTGCGCTGGGAGCGCACCGAGGGGTCGTACACCTCGTGGGCCGGCGGGGGCGGCGGCGTCGGAGGCCGCGCGGACCGCGCGCCCGGCGGGCGCGGCGGCTTCAACGGGGGTACGCCGAAGGCGGCCCAGTTGGCGAAGCGACTCGGAGTGGACGCCAGCCGGCTGACCACGGCCAGTGAGCTGCCGCAGGCGCCCAAGGTGGCCGCCGGGGACCGGGTCAACCACCAGCGCTACGGGCTGGGCCGGGTGCTGGCCGTCGAGGGGCACGGGCCGGGCGCCCGGGCGCAGATCGACTTCGGCGACCAGACCATGTGGCTGGTGCTGCGACACGCCCCGATCGACAAGCTCTGACGGCGGGGCCCGGTCCGGGCGTACCGGACCGGGCCCCTCCTCGTGCCGTGGCCGTCAGCAGGCCACGTTGATGCCCCGCGCGCGCAGGAACGGTGCGGGGTCGATCTGGTTCCACATCTGGCCCTGGTGCACCTCGAAGTGCAGGTGCGGGCCTGTGGAATCGCCGGTGGAGCCCTCGTAGCCGATGACCTCGCCGGCGCTGACCTTGTCGCCCACGGCGACCGCCAGGCGGCTCTGGTGGGCGTAGTGGGTGAGGTAGCCGTTGCCGTGGTCGATGAAGACCGAGTTGCCGTACCCGTCGCCGGCATCGCCGGCCTTGACGACGGTGCCCGCGGCTGCGGCGTGGATCGGGGTGCCGGCCGGCATCGCGAAGTCGATGCCCGCGTGCAGCGTGCCCCAGCGCTGGCCGAAGCAGGAGGTGATCTGGGCGCCCTTCATCGGGATGACCCAGGCCGGCTTGGGCTTCGTGGTCTTCTTCGGCTTCGGCGTGGTGGTCGTCGCCTTCGCCTTCGGGGTGGCGGTGGACGGGCTCGGTGTCGGGCTGGCCGGGCTGGCCGACGGGGTGACCGGGGCCGGCGACTCGCGGGCCGAGCGGTCGGCGCGGTCGACCGCCTCGGCGCGGGCCTGCGCGTCGACGGCGACCGTCTTCGGTGCGGGCTCGTCGCCCGTCGCGGCGACCGCCACGCCGGCGACGGCGAGGCCGACCGCGGCGACCGCTCCGACCACGAGGAGGCGGGTACGGCGGCTGGGCAGCGCCCGGTGCCGGATCACCTCCGGGTCGTCGCGGCGATCGTTCTGGATGGTCGTGTCTTCTTCCTGCACGGGGGACCTCACGTGTCGAGGGCATCGGACTGACCGATCCTGGTGTGACACGCGTTTCGGCAGGTCAGGGGGTGGGAAGGCGGCCGGGCGTCCGCCCGGCTGGGCGCCCCGGTATCCGGCGTCGTGTCCGGTTCCACCCATTAGCTGATCATGCGGGTGGGTGTCGCCGGTCACACCTCTGGATGTGGCGCAGGCTACTTCGCCCGGCGACGAGCAACGAAAAACCGCCCGGACCGGGAGGTCCGGGCGGTCAACGGTCGGTACGCAGCGTCAGGACGCCGGCACCTCGTTGTAGATCGTCTCGATTTGCATCTTGATGTCCACTCCGCGCTCCTGGAGCCACGGCACCGGGTCCACCGGCTCGCCCTTGACATGCACCTCGAGGTGCAGGTGGGAGCCGTAGGAGTGGCCGGTGTTG
This genomic stretch from Micromonospora krabiensis harbors:
- a CDS encoding M23 family metallopeptidase, with the translated sequence MQEEDTTIQNDRRDDPEVIRHRALPSRRTRLLVVGAVAAVGLAVAGVAVAATGDEPAPKTVAVDAQARAEAVDRADRSARESPAPVTPSASPASPTPSPSTATPKAKATTTTPKPKKTTKPKPAWVIPMKGAQITSCFGQRWGTLHAGIDFAMPAGTPIHAAAAGTVVKAGDAGDGYGNSVFIDHGNGYLTHYAHQSRLAVAVGDKVSAGEVIGYEGSTGDSTGPHLHFEVHQGQMWNQIDPAPFLRARGINVAC